From a region of the Narcine bancroftii isolate sNarBan1 chromosome 5, sNarBan1.hap1, whole genome shotgun sequence genome:
- the LOC138764522 gene encoding cyclic AMP-responsive element-binding protein 3-like protein 4 isoform X3: protein MDLGDQNLLVNYQVQKEGIMLGNGYSRLNSLMEGQEEEEIMAKWSITRFGGSSKAEMTVDPRDGYYNSNNMAESAYETDSGISDDQRPDSPLPAKPTPARLYQLVYGVSVKTEEPGIGADLVSIELGGWNDPVLVPEMCVMDPAPGPAGRARRMTGNATTVDGLLVRNFPDLLLTEEEKRLLSQEGIVLPGNLPLTKAEERILKKVRRKIRNKQSAQESRRRKKEYIGGLESRVAACTAQNQELQKQVDQLEHHNLSLITQLRKLQSLVKQTSNKAAQTSTCVMILACSLVLLVFPSFSPFRVDSPLSQQGYRPTGVLSRTILTKLESPQRSEVTNTDTTGREGVDRQDPATAQGSVPIPGLNQGTLEEEAARPHGEKNQSPQPGPTDTNATAVPLRPQSLGHRSLLMAVDPSKSGHTDEM, encoded by the exons ATGGATCTTGGTGACCAGAACCTTCTGGTCAATTACCAGGTGCAGAAGGAAGGAATAATGCTGGGGAATGGATATTCCAGACTGAACAGCTTAATGGAAGGACAGGAGGAAGAAGAAATTATGGCAAAATGGTCAATCACCAGATTTGGG GGATCGAGCAAGGCGGAAATGACCGTTGACCCCAGAGATGGGTACTACAACAGCAACAACATGGCCGAGTCAGCCTACGAGACCGACAGCGGGATCTCGGATGACCAGAGGCCCGATAGCCCCCTCCCCGCCAAGCCCACCCCTGCCCGTCTCTACCAACTGGTATATGGAGTCAGCGTGAAGACAGAGGAACCAGGAATCGGTGCTGATCTGGTGTCCATCGAGCTTG GCGGCTGGAACGACCCGGTGTTGGTGCCCGAGATGTGCGTCATGGACCCGGCACCAGGGCCCGCAGGCAGAGCCAGGCGGATGACAGGCAATGCCACCACCGTGGATGGCCTGCTGGTACGG AACTTTCCGGATCTTTTGTTAACAGAGGAAGAAAAGAGACTCCTGAGTCAGGAGGGCATTGTGCTCCCCGGTAACCTGCCCCTGACCAA GGCCGAGGAGCGGATTTTGAAGAAGGTTCGGAGAAAGATCCGGAACAAGCAGTCAGCTCAGGAGAGCCGGCGGCGGAAGAAGGAATACATCGGCGGGCTCGAGAGCAG GGTTGCTGCCTGCACGGCCCAGAACCAGGAGCTCCAGAAACAGGTGGACCAGTTAGAACACCACAATCT CTCTCTGATCACCCAGCTACGAAAGCTGCAGTCTCTCGTAAAGCAGACGTCGAACAAAGCGGCCCAAACTAGTACCTGTGTCATG ATCCTGGCCTGCTCCCTGGTGCTGCTGGTCTTCCCCAGTTTCAGCCCGTTCCGTGTGGACTCTCCGCTCAGCCAGCAGGGATACCGGCCCACTGGAG TGCTTTCCCGGACAATCCTGACCAAACTGGAGTCACCCCAGAGGTCGGAGGTCACGAACACAGACACTACCGGCAGGGAGGGTGTGGATCGGCAGGACCCTGCGACTGCCCAGGGATCAGTGCCCATACCGGGACTGAATCAAGGCACTCTGGAGGAAGAGGCAGCCAGACCCCATGGGGAGAAAAACCAGAGCCCGCAGCCTGGTCCCACTGACACCAATGCCACCGCTGTCCCGCTCCGACCGCAATCCCTGGGGCACAGGTCGCTGCTCATGGCCGTTGACCCATCCAAATCTGGGCACACTGACGAAATGTGA
- the LOC138764522 gene encoding cyclic AMP-responsive element-binding protein 3-like protein 4 isoform X4, producing the protein MLGNGYSRLNSLMEGQEEEEIMAKWSITRFGGSSKAEMTVDPRDGYYNSNNMAESAYETDSGISDDQRPDSPLPAKPTPARLYQLVYGVSVKTEEPGIGADLVSIELGGWNDPVLVPEMCVMDPAPGPAGRARRMTGNATTVDGLLVRNFPDLLLTEEEKRLLSQEGIVLPGNLPLTKAEERILKKVRRKIRNKQSAQESRRRKKEYIGGLESRVAACTAQNQELQKQVDQLEHHNLSLITQLRKLQSLVKQTSNKAAQTSTCVMILACSLVLLVFPSFSPFRVDSPLSQQGYRPTGVLSRTILTKLESPQRSEVTNTDTTGREGVDRQDPATAQGSVPIPGLNQGTLEEEAARPHGEKNQSPQPGPTDTNATAVPLRPQSLGHRSLLMAVDPSKSGHTDEM; encoded by the exons ATGCTGGGGAATGGATATTCCAGACTGAACAGCTTAATGGAAGGACAGGAGGAAGAAGAAATTATGGCAAAATGGTCAATCACCAGATTTGGG GGATCGAGCAAGGCGGAAATGACCGTTGACCCCAGAGATGGGTACTACAACAGCAACAACATGGCCGAGTCAGCCTACGAGACCGACAGCGGGATCTCGGATGACCAGAGGCCCGATAGCCCCCTCCCCGCCAAGCCCACCCCTGCCCGTCTCTACCAACTGGTATATGGAGTCAGCGTGAAGACAGAGGAACCAGGAATCGGTGCTGATCTGGTGTCCATCGAGCTTG GCGGCTGGAACGACCCGGTGTTGGTGCCCGAGATGTGCGTCATGGACCCGGCACCAGGGCCCGCAGGCAGAGCCAGGCGGATGACAGGCAATGCCACCACCGTGGATGGCCTGCTGGTACGG AACTTTCCGGATCTTTTGTTAACAGAGGAAGAAAAGAGACTCCTGAGTCAGGAGGGCATTGTGCTCCCCGGTAACCTGCCCCTGACCAA GGCCGAGGAGCGGATTTTGAAGAAGGTTCGGAGAAAGATCCGGAACAAGCAGTCAGCTCAGGAGAGCCGGCGGCGGAAGAAGGAATACATCGGCGGGCTCGAGAGCAG GGTTGCTGCCTGCACGGCCCAGAACCAGGAGCTCCAGAAACAGGTGGACCAGTTAGAACACCACAATCT CTCTCTGATCACCCAGCTACGAAAGCTGCAGTCTCTCGTAAAGCAGACGTCGAACAAAGCGGCCCAAACTAGTACCTGTGTCATG ATCCTGGCCTGCTCCCTGGTGCTGCTGGTCTTCCCCAGTTTCAGCCCGTTCCGTGTGGACTCTCCGCTCAGCCAGCAGGGATACCGGCCCACTGGAG TGCTTTCCCGGACAATCCTGACCAAACTGGAGTCACCCCAGAGGTCGGAGGTCACGAACACAGACACTACCGGCAGGGAGGGTGTGGATCGGCAGGACCCTGCGACTGCCCAGGGATCAGTGCCCATACCGGGACTGAATCAAGGCACTCTGGAGGAAGAGGCAGCCAGACCCCATGGGGAGAAAAACCAGAGCCCGCAGCCTGGTCCCACTGACACCAATGCCACCGCTGTCCCGCTCCGACCGCAATCCCTGGGGCACAGGTCGCTGCTCATGGCCGTTGACCCATCCAAATCTGGGCACACTGACGAAATGTGA